Genomic DNA from Macadamia integrifolia cultivar HAES 741 chromosome 6, SCU_Mint_v3, whole genome shotgun sequence:
GCGAGCTCTTCGATGACCACAGAATCGACCACTTTCGCTTCGGTTTTCCTGATCTCCGGGTTTATGGTTTCGGCTTTGACCACAACGGAACGCCTCTGTTTCTGATTCTGCCTCATCGAAGAAGGAGAGTGTGTTTCAAATCCAATTGCTCCACTGCGATGGTGAGGCTTCTTCATGGAGGATGAAACATAGGAGAAACTAGCCCCCACCATATTCATCATCGACGCCATTGTTTGCCCAAACCTTTTTTCTGGAATCGAAATAGTCTGTCACTCGATCCTACCAAGTTAAGCGATGAACTAACTCCGTCGATCTTGTAAGGCCAAAACTGAGATAGAACAAGGGAGAAGGGGAATTGGGGATTTAGGCTTTTTCGGAGTAGGTGAAGAGGAGTGTGGCGTCCATGCCTCGGGAACACCCCCTGTGTTATAGATGGGATCGCTGGAGATCAGGAGGTGGGTGGACTAGGTTTCGACGCGTCATTgccaaggaaagaaaagaaaatagtagaaaaatataataaaattaaatcaaattcaaaattttttctgtTCTTGACGTCCAAATATAACCTTTGGCTAATGTGAAAAATAAGGTAAGATGAAGAAGTTTTGGTCAAGTGAGAACTAAGGTAGGCAAAGAAGCACCGGA
This window encodes:
- the LOC122081352 gene encoding CDGSH iron-sulfur domain-containing protein NEET, with product MASMMNMVGASFSYVSSSMKKPHHRSGAIGFETHSPSSMRQNQKQRRSVVVKAETINPEIRKTEAKVVDSVVIEELAKPLTAYCRCWRSGTFPLCDGSHVKHNKATGDNVGPLLLKKQK